A region of Candidatus Dormiibacterota bacterium DNA encodes the following proteins:
- a CDS encoding isopeptide-forming domain-containing fimbrial protein, which produces MTRPLLAALLLSGFSYSLTGAATQGGSQITNSATATYQDAAHRTYTTSSNAVTATVAKLAAIVVSPKEAAPIPASETAPVGQPAVRTFVVTNDSNVTDAYRVTALSAGALAATSIAWIGPNGAIPTTIGGAISPQVVPGASMQVRVTIDTSGMAVGAKVPVHIVAQTTAAGTVNGLQTDSGTEWIVGASPPKLVGPGGANTQVTKTVNRVTVVQSQPGAVVTFSIDAMNSGGSAAQNVVISDAVPAGLGVDLSSATIDGQPAGAAATLQGQTITISVPTLAPGATLDVSFDASVPQNQILGLTFVNVASISATGVPPITTTPASVLAGAADIVFDGFEGGQHPVADATVTLLDASGLPAPLSAIKSTAEARTLSAVQGGMQNPDVTGSDGTYGFALAPANIAPGGSRLFLTIVAPNYLNRRIALDITPGAQGVLYNVTQTSLDGQPLAKAGSFTLTTTNVALQNVFGLFGNLPLFAKQTIDVTKSVDRQAASPGDRLLFTVAFANASGFGIGPTTVTDTLPSGMAYLNSSARMDGAAIEPTASGRTLVWALPSLDPGTKHVITYAATIFPGVAPGTNLTNTVVVSGHVAGTALTTSGSATTTVEATSGVFTQRRVLTGRVFIDARGTGYFVKGDTGVPGVRIYLEDGSYVITDANGRFSIPAIRPGEHVLRLDPATLPKTVRTDLSEPITSNKALQRLVHGIFDDASMQDIEFALEPKT; this is translated from the coding sequence ATGACGAGGCCACTCCTCGCCGCGTTGCTCTTGAGCGGTTTCTCGTACTCCTTGACCGGTGCTGCGACGCAGGGTGGATCGCAGATTACCAACTCCGCGACCGCAACCTACCAGGATGCGGCACATCGCACATACACGACGTCTTCGAACGCGGTGACGGCGACGGTCGCAAAACTTGCGGCCATCGTCGTCTCGCCCAAAGAAGCGGCGCCGATTCCGGCGTCGGAGACGGCGCCCGTGGGCCAGCCGGCGGTCCGCACCTTTGTGGTCACCAACGACAGCAACGTCACCGATGCATATCGCGTCACGGCGCTGAGCGCCGGCGCGCTCGCCGCCACTTCGATCGCGTGGATCGGACCGAACGGTGCGATTCCGACGACGATCGGCGGAGCGATTTCGCCGCAGGTCGTGCCGGGCGCGTCGATGCAGGTGCGGGTAACGATCGATACCTCCGGTATGGCTGTCGGAGCCAAGGTTCCCGTGCACATTGTCGCTCAGACGACCGCGGCGGGCACCGTCAACGGTTTGCAAACGGATTCGGGCACGGAATGGATCGTCGGCGCCTCGCCGCCCAAGTTGGTCGGCCCGGGCGGTGCGAACACGCAAGTGACCAAGACCGTTAACCGCGTGACCGTCGTACAATCGCAGCCGGGTGCGGTCGTCACGTTTTCGATCGACGCCATGAATAGCGGCGGATCGGCGGCGCAGAACGTGGTTATTTCCGATGCGGTGCCGGCGGGTTTGGGTGTCGACCTTTCGAGCGCCACCATCGACGGGCAGCCCGCCGGTGCGGCCGCAACCTTGCAGGGACAGACGATCACGATTTCAGTCCCAACGCTGGCACCGGGTGCGACGCTCGACGTTTCGTTCGATGCAAGTGTGCCGCAGAACCAAATTCTCGGGCTGACGTTTGTGAACGTCGCATCGATCTCCGCAACCGGCGTGCCACCGATTACCACGACGCCAGCCAGCGTGCTCGCGGGTGCCGCGGATATCGTCTTCGACGGATTTGAAGGCGGCCAACATCCGGTTGCCGATGCGACCGTGACGCTGTTGGACGCGAGCGGGCTGCCGGCACCGCTGAGTGCGATCAAGAGCACCGCGGAAGCGCGGACGCTCTCGGCGGTCCAGGGCGGTATGCAAAACCCCGATGTCACGGGGAGCGACGGTACCTACGGGTTCGCGCTGGCGCCTGCGAATATCGCACCGGGCGGCTCGCGTTTGTTCCTGACGATCGTCGCTCCCAATTATCTGAATCGTCGCATTGCGCTCGATATCACGCCCGGAGCGCAAGGCGTCCTCTATAACGTTACGCAGACCTCGCTCGATGGGCAACCGCTTGCGAAAGCCGGCAGTTTCACGTTGACGACCACCAACGTCGCGCTGCAAAACGTATTCGGTCTGTTCGGCAACTTGCCGCTCTTTGCAAAGCAGACGATCGACGTCACCAAGAGTGTCGATCGGCAAGCGGCCAGCCCGGGCGATCGCCTCCTGTTTACGGTCGCGTTCGCCAATGCGTCCGGATTCGGCATCGGGCCGACGACCGTCACCGATACGCTCCCCTCGGGCATGGCGTACCTCAATAGCTCGGCCCGAATGGACGGCGCGGCGATCGAACCGACGGCATCGGGCCGCACGCTGGTGTGGGCGCTCCCGTCGCTCGATCCTGGAACCAAGCACGTCATCACGTATGCCGCGACGATCTTTCCCGGCGTCGCGCCGGGTACGAATCTCACCAATACCGTTGTGGTAAGCGGGCACGTCGCAGGCACGGCGCTGACGACCTCCGGTTCTGCGACCACGACGGTTGAGGCCACCAGCGGCGTGTTTACGCAGCGCCGCGTCCTTACCGGCCGCGTCTTCATCGACGCACGCGGTACCGGTTACTTCGTCAAAGGCGATACCGGCGTTCCGGGCGTGCGCATTTATCTCGAAGACGGTTCGTACGTCATCACCGATGCGAACGGCCGTTTTTCGATCCCTGCCATTCGCCCGGGCGAACACGTCCTGCGCCTCGATCCTGCGACGCTGCCGAAGACCGTGCGCACCGATCTTTCCGAACCGATTACCTCGAACAAAGCGCTCCAACGCTTGGTGCACGGCATTTTCGACGATGCGTCGATGCAAGACATCGAGTTCGCGTTGGAACCGAAAACGTGA
- a CDS encoding RidA family protein, whose protein sequence is MSNEAVLTSGAPAPIGPYSQAVRSGKELFCSGQIPLDPQTGELVAGDIGAQTQRVLDNLGAVLREAGFDYGDVVKTTIYLIDMQDFAAVNTIYERAFGAAKPARSTVAVAGLPRGARVEIDAIARRS, encoded by the coding sequence GTGAGCAACGAAGCCGTCCTCACTTCGGGAGCACCCGCTCCCATCGGCCCGTACAGCCAGGCCGTCCGCAGCGGTAAGGAGCTCTTCTGCAGCGGCCAGATTCCGCTCGATCCGCAGACCGGCGAGTTGGTCGCCGGCGACATCGGCGCGCAAACGCAGCGCGTGCTCGATAACCTCGGAGCCGTGCTGCGCGAGGCTGGATTCGATTACGGCGACGTCGTCAAGACCACGATCTATCTCATCGACATGCAAGACTTCGCTGCCGTCAACACGATCTACGAACGCGCCTTCGGTGCCGCGAAACCTGCGCGTTCCACCGTCGCCGTCGCAGGCCTACCGCGAGGCGCTCGCGTTGAAATCGACGCGATAGCACGCAGGAGCTAG
- a CDS encoding aldo/keto reductase has product MKYRTYPNSDVTVSEVGFGLWTTSTGWWGNNTDDEAVAMLREAHDLGITLFDAADTYGNGRSEEQLATAFSGVRDRVIYATKFGYDFTSDPNARRGQFELPHDFSPAFVRKALEDSLRRLNTDYIDIYQMHNARMAQVADDALWELLASLKAEGKIRMYGVALGPAIGWLYEGVDAVKERNCATLQIIWNILEQYPGNEQIKAAYESSADTGYMIRVPHSSGMLEGHYTKDTVFAENDHRRHRPRSWLLGGIEKVETLRFLERPDRTLGQAAIQWLLAEPRVMSVLPNIYNREQLQEFAKAPDTPVLTADELAQVAALYAKNFGIEEPPMNFKGTMTRDEIHA; this is encoded by the coding sequence ATGAAATACCGGACGTATCCTAATAGCGATGTCACCGTCAGCGAGGTCGGCTTCGGCCTATGGACCACCTCGACCGGTTGGTGGGGCAACAACACCGACGACGAAGCGGTCGCGATGCTTCGCGAAGCGCATGACTTGGGCATCACCCTCTTCGATGCCGCCGATACGTACGGCAACGGGCGCAGCGAGGAGCAACTCGCCACCGCGTTCTCGGGCGTGCGCGATCGCGTCATCTATGCGACGAAATTCGGATACGATTTTACGTCGGATCCGAACGCACGGCGCGGACAGTTTGAATTGCCGCACGATTTTTCTCCCGCGTTCGTACGCAAGGCGTTGGAAGATTCGCTCCGCCGGCTCAACACCGATTATATCGACATCTATCAGATGCACAACGCGCGCATGGCGCAAGTCGCCGACGACGCGTTGTGGGAGCTCCTGGCTTCGCTCAAAGCCGAGGGGAAGATCCGCATGTACGGCGTCGCGCTCGGACCGGCGATCGGCTGGCTCTACGAAGGGGTCGACGCGGTCAAGGAACGCAACTGCGCAACGCTGCAAATCATCTGGAACATCCTGGAGCAGTATCCGGGCAACGAGCAGATCAAAGCCGCGTACGAAAGCAGTGCCGATACCGGCTACATGATTCGCGTACCACACTCGAGCGGAATGCTTGAAGGGCACTATACCAAGGACACCGTTTTCGCGGAGAACGATCATCGGCGTCATCGCCCCCGTTCGTGGCTGCTCGGCGGCATCGAAAAAGTTGAAACGCTGCGCTTCCTCGAGCGTCCCGACCGCACCCTCGGGCAAGCGGCGATCCAATGGTTGCTCGCGGAACCGCGCGTGATGTCGGTATTGCCGAACATCTACAATCGCGAACAGTTACAGGAATTCGCGAAGGCGCCGGATACGCCGGTTCTGACCGCCGATGAATTGGCGCAAGTCGCGGCGCTATATGCGAAGAACTTCGGCATCGAAGAGCCTCCGATGAACTTCAAGGGCACGATGACGCGCGACGAGATTCACGCTTAG
- a CDS encoding pyridoxal-dependent decarboxylase, translating to MEDQAVFEDDFASVARWIERYLGDPGRYPVLSRAKPGDLIRSLPSHAPEEGEPFERILADFERLVIPGITHWNHPRFFAYFATSAAPVAILAEALAATLDVKAMLWRTSPAATELESVVMGWLGELIGVPAAWTGIIYDTASIAGFTALAAARESLGLQIRERGMTGRDLPRLRVYITEHTHSHIEKGAIALGIGQENVVRIPCDDRFAMSPAALDRQIAQDLAAGMRPLAVVATVGTTSTTSVDPVAAIAIVAKRHGVWLHVDAAYAGVAAIVPEFRWLMDGVEAADSLVVNPHKWLFVPMDLSALYVKDEALLRRTFALVPEYLTTTDGDVRNYMDYGLQLGRRFRALKLWFVLRSFGAEGLRERLREHVALAQLFASWIEAAPDWELLAPHPFSVVCFRYHPRGNDGEPILETLNARLLDAVNATGEMFVSHTKIEGRYAIRLAIGNLRTRREDVAAAWAILEREAVLG from the coding sequence GTGGAAGATCAGGCCGTTTTCGAAGACGACTTTGCTAGCGTAGCACGCTGGATCGAGCGCTATCTCGGCGATCCGGGGCGGTATCCCGTGCTCTCACGGGCCAAGCCGGGCGATCTGATCCGTTCCCTACCGTCCCACGCTCCCGAAGAGGGCGAACCTTTCGAGCGAATCCTCGCCGATTTCGAGCGATTGGTGATCCCTGGCATCACGCATTGGAATCATCCGCGATTCTTCGCCTATTTCGCGACGAGCGCGGCTCCGGTCGCGATCCTGGCGGAAGCGTTGGCGGCCACGCTCGATGTGAAGGCGATGCTTTGGCGCACGTCTCCGGCCGCGACGGAACTCGAATCGGTCGTGATGGGCTGGCTCGGCGAACTGATCGGGGTCCCCGCCGCATGGACGGGCATTATTTACGATACGGCCTCGATCGCGGGTTTCACGGCGCTCGCCGCGGCTCGCGAATCGCTCGGACTGCAGATTCGCGAACGGGGCATGACCGGGCGCGATCTGCCGCGGCTGCGCGTCTATATCACCGAGCACACGCACTCGCACATCGAGAAGGGCGCGATCGCGCTGGGCATCGGACAGGAGAACGTCGTGCGCATTCCCTGCGACGACCGTTTTGCCATGAGTCCTGCGGCGCTAGATCGGCAGATCGCGCAGGATCTCGCCGCCGGCATGCGCCCGCTCGCGGTCGTCGCAACGGTGGGAACGACGTCGACGACTTCCGTCGATCCGGTTGCGGCGATCGCGATCGTTGCGAAGCGGCACGGGGTTTGGCTCCACGTCGATGCCGCCTATGCGGGCGTCGCGGCGATCGTCCCGGAGTTTCGCTGGCTGATGGACGGCGTGGAAGCAGCCGATTCGCTGGTCGTCAATCCGCACAAGTGGCTCTTCGTTCCGATGGACCTCTCGGCGTTGTACGTCAAAGACGAAGCGTTGCTGCGCCGTACGTTCGCGCTCGTACCGGAGTATCTCACCACCACCGACGGCGACGTGCGTAACTACATGGATTACGGCCTTCAGCTCGGGCGACGTTTTCGCGCGCTAAAACTATGGTTTGTGCTGCGGTCGTTCGGTGCCGAGGGATTGCGCGAGCGGCTACGCGAGCACGTTGCTCTCGCACAACTCTTCGCGTCGTGGATCGAGGCGGCGCCGGACTGGGAACTCCTTGCGCCGCACCCATTCTCGGTGGTCTGCTTCCGGTACCATCCGCGGGGTAACGACGGCGAGCCGATACTCGAAACGCTCAACGCTCGCTTGCTCGATGCCGTCAACGCGACCGGCGAAATGTTCGTTTCGCACACGAAAATCGAGGGCCGCTATGCAATTCGCCTGGCGATCGGAAACTTGCGCACTCGGCGCGAGGACGTTGCGGCGGCGTGGGCGATTCTCGAGCGCGAGGCGGTGCTCGGATGA
- a CDS encoding ATP-binding protein has protein sequence MIDVKDARPAGSTARFFVVLVLLMLGTGIEAFHVIAKHRAIFIRSLDARVDVQRLVAATQDEATSLRGFAMTGDVVFRREYDSAHRTYVSALQRLENDLGLTEQAEMLGEVKRYDVEHSQWERDRGGAAPLDRMRTLAATIDAQLRRRSQWIAGVANFAIGGWVFVVVVLTAGFGALAVSSERRRLAQEVRLRADIASRNAALERSNQSLQEFAYVASHDLQEPLRTVASFTQLLQKRYAGKLDAQADEFIGFAVDGAKRMQQLINDILQYSRVTTHGKTFERVAIGSAVERAVTALQGRIAERSAAIVVLGGLPTVTGDPAQLSQLFLNLIGNAIKYNQDGHPRVEISARRDGGRWVLRVADNGIGIDPQYHEQIFRIFTRLHTRDEYEGTGIGLALCRRILERHRGRIWLESSEGSGTSVFFTLPAEIS, from the coding sequence ATGATCGATGTCAAGGACGCCCGGCCCGCGGGCTCCACCGCGCGCTTCTTTGTCGTGTTGGTCCTGTTGATGCTGGGGACCGGGATCGAAGCGTTTCACGTTATCGCAAAGCATCGCGCGATCTTTATTCGCAGTTTGGATGCGCGGGTCGACGTACAGCGGCTGGTCGCAGCGACGCAGGACGAAGCCACGAGCCTCCGCGGCTTCGCGATGACGGGCGACGTCGTGTTTCGCCGTGAGTACGATTCCGCGCATCGCACATATGTTTCCGCCCTCCAACGATTGGAAAACGATCTGGGTTTAACCGAGCAGGCCGAGATGCTCGGCGAAGTTAAGCGCTACGATGTCGAACACTCGCAATGGGAGCGCGACCGGGGCGGAGCGGCGCCGCTCGATCGCATGCGCACGCTAGCCGCCACGATCGACGCACAGTTGCGGCGCCGAAGCCAGTGGATTGCCGGCGTCGCGAATTTCGCGATCGGAGGCTGGGTCTTCGTCGTCGTCGTGCTGACGGCGGGATTCGGAGCGTTGGCGGTGAGCAGCGAACGGCGCAGGCTCGCCCAGGAGGTGCGCCTGCGCGCGGATATTGCCTCTCGCAACGCCGCTTTAGAGCGCAGCAATCAGTCGCTGCAAGAGTTCGCATACGTCGCCTCGCACGATCTGCAGGAACCGCTTCGCACGGTAGCGAGCTTCACGCAGCTCTTACAAAAACGCTACGCGGGAAAACTCGATGCGCAAGCCGACGAATTCATCGGGTTCGCGGTCGACGGCGCCAAGCGTATGCAGCAGCTGATCAACGACATCCTCCAGTATTCGCGAGTGACGACGCACGGGAAAACGTTCGAACGCGTCGCGATCGGGAGTGCGGTCGAGCGCGCGGTCACGGCGCTGCAAGGACGCATTGCGGAACGCTCCGCGGCGATCGTGGTCCTCGGAGGCCTGCCGACCGTCACGGGCGATCCGGCCCAGCTTTCGCAGCTTTTTTTGAACCTGATCGGCAACGCCATAAAATACAATCAAGACGGACACCCGCGTGTCGAAATTAGTGCGCGGCGCGATGGAGGACGGTGGGTGCTCCGCGTAGCCGACAACGGGATCGGGATCGACCCGCAGTACCACGAGCAGATCTTCCGTATTTTCACCCGCCTGCACACGCGCGATGAATACGAAGGCACGGGTATAGGGCTCGCCCTTTGCCGCAGGATCTTGGAACGCCATCGTGGCCGGATTTGGCTCGAATCTAGCGAAGGAAGCGGCACGTCTGTCTTCTTTACGCTACCCGCGGAGATATCGTAG
- a CDS encoding response regulator — translation MSLPSEVVEILLVEDSPADARLTQEAFKDGKVRNNLAVVSDGVQAMAYLRREGRFADAARPDLVLLDLNLPKMDGREVLKRMKTDPGLMTIPVVILTTSQADVDVLAAYEYHANCYIQKPVDLTRFLAVIAAIETFWLTVVKLPVVAE, via the coding sequence GTGTCGCTCCCCTCCGAAGTCGTCGAGATCCTCTTGGTTGAGGATAGTCCCGCGGACGCCCGATTGACGCAAGAGGCGTTCAAGGATGGGAAGGTTCGCAACAATCTGGCCGTCGTGAGCGACGGCGTCCAAGCGATGGCGTACCTGCGGCGGGAGGGCCGTTTTGCGGATGCCGCGCGTCCGGATCTGGTGTTGCTCGATTTGAACCTGCCGAAAATGGACGGCCGGGAAGTGCTCAAACGGATGAAGACCGATCCCGGGTTGATGACGATTCCGGTGGTTATTCTCACCACCTCGCAGGCCGATGTCGACGTGCTTGCCGCCTACGAGTATCACGCCAACTGTTACATTCAGAAGCCCGTCGATTTGACGCGCTTTCTCGCGGTCATTGCCGCGATCGAGACGTTTTGGCTTACCGTCGTCAAACTTCCGGTCGTGGCCGAATGA